From one Populus alba chromosome 17, ASM523922v2, whole genome shotgun sequence genomic stretch:
- the LOC118037780 gene encoding probable thiol methyltransferase 2 isoform X6, whose translation MQPWIGATNLRMDKKREEGKEPIAMEREVSVRFKPEVHQMQQLVTTETSGGWEKCWEQGLTPWDLGRPTPIILHLHQTGALPKGRALVPGCGSGYDVVAMACSERYVVGLDVSHTAIEKAIELSSSLPNSSYFTFLKSDFFTWHPPELFDLIFDYTFFCAIEPGMRSRWACKVQEMLKPDGELITLMYPISDHVGGPPYKVSVSDYEEVLHPLSFKAVTIADNELAIEARKGREKFGRWRRDTTQSLI comes from the exons ATGCAACCGTGGATTGGCGCCACAAATCTGAGGATGgacaagaagagagaagaaggaaAGGAGCCGATTGCAATGGAGAGAGAGGTCAGTGTTAGATTCAAGCCTGAGGTTCATCAAATGCAACAACTCGTAACCACCGAGACGTCTG GCGGTTGGGAGAAATGTTGGGAGCAGGGATTGACACCATGGGATTTAGGACGCCCAACACCTATCATCTTACATCTTCATCAGACAGGTGCCCTTCCTAAGGGCAGGGCTTTAGTCCCTGGATGTGGCTCT GGTTATGATGTGGTAGCAATGGCATGCTCTGAACGCTATGTTGTTGGATTGGACGTCTCGCACACGGCTATTGAGAAAGCAATAGAG TTGTCTTCCTCATTACCAAATTCAAGTTACTTTACATTCTTGAAGTCAGACTTCTTCACTTGGCATCCACCTGAGTTGTTTGATCTCATTTTCGATTACAC GTTCTTCTGTGCTATCGAACCAGGGATGAGATCAAGATGGGCATGCAAAGTTCAAGAAATGTTGAAACCTGATGGAGAGCTCATAACACTGATGTATCCG ATCAGTGATCATGTTGGTGGGCCCCCGTATAAAGTATCAGTCTCCGA CTATGAAGAGGTGTTGCATCCCCTTAGCTTCAAGGCAGTAACCATTGCTGATAACGAACTTGCTATCGAAGCTCGCAAG GGAAGAGAGAAATTTGGGAGATGGAGGAGGGATACAACCCAATCCTTAATTTGA